A part of Anaeromyxobacter diazotrophicus genomic DNA contains:
- a CDS encoding complex I subunit 1/NuoH family protein: MRRFLGMLLFAMFGPVALVLLSYGLYWVVALVEHFTSGHGLPPTYGAAIANVLLLMAGVVMTTAALLTVGERKWSAMIQNRIGPNRIKVFGTSVGGIFFLIADALKMLTKENIEPSQRSRLMYELAPMAAFAPSFVLFAVVPVGPSVDIAVGTAVHKVALQVASIDAGLLFVFGAASLAVYGTALAGWSSNSKLAILGGVRASSQMISYEVSLGLALVGSMMAYQSLRLEEMVQAQGQLLWGFLPALGVFLQPVGMLVFFASSFAETKRAPFDLPEGESEIVGYFVEYPGMKFGMMFLAEFIEVVVLAGITAAIFFGGWHPILFEQTLKDTFGEASVAWAAICAGAFLCKVLLLCWLQLVIRWTLPRFRFDQVQKLCWKMMLPIALGNVFVSGALILLDGSLHLLAAVGLVELVAMVLLTAAASKKGEVPAPAHAAAHAAPGH, encoded by the coding sequence GTGCGGCGATTCCTCGGCATGTTGCTGTTCGCGATGTTCGGCCCGGTGGCGCTGGTGCTCTTGTCGTACGGGCTCTACTGGGTGGTCGCGCTGGTGGAGCACTTCACCTCCGGCCACGGGCTGCCGCCCACCTACGGCGCGGCCATCGCGAACGTGCTCCTGCTCATGGCGGGCGTGGTCATGACCACCGCGGCCCTCCTGACGGTGGGCGAGCGCAAGTGGTCGGCCATGATCCAGAACCGGATCGGCCCGAACCGCATCAAGGTGTTCGGGACCTCGGTGGGCGGGATCTTCTTCCTCATCGCCGACGCCCTGAAGATGCTGACGAAGGAGAACATCGAGCCCTCGCAGCGCTCGCGCCTGATGTACGAGCTCGCGCCCATGGCGGCCTTCGCGCCGTCCTTCGTGCTCTTCGCGGTGGTGCCGGTCGGCCCCTCGGTCGACATCGCGGTGGGCACGGCCGTCCACAAGGTGGCGCTGCAGGTGGCGAGCATCGACGCCGGGCTGCTCTTCGTGTTCGGCGCCGCCTCGCTGGCCGTGTACGGCACCGCGCTCGCCGGCTGGTCGTCGAACTCGAAGCTGGCCATCCTCGGCGGCGTCCGCGCCAGCTCGCAGATGATCAGCTACGAGGTCTCGCTCGGCCTGGCGCTGGTCGGCTCCATGATGGCGTACCAGTCGCTCCGCCTGGAGGAGATGGTGCAGGCGCAGGGGCAGCTCCTGTGGGGCTTCCTGCCGGCGCTGGGCGTCTTCCTGCAGCCGGTGGGCATGCTGGTCTTCTTCGCGTCCTCCTTCGCGGAGACCAAGCGCGCGCCCTTCGACCTCCCCGAGGGCGAGAGCGAGATCGTCGGCTACTTCGTCGAGTACCCGGGCATGAAGTTCGGGATGATGTTCCTGGCCGAGTTCATCGAGGTGGTGGTGCTGGCCGGCATCACGGCCGCCATCTTCTTCGGCGGGTGGCACCCGATCCTCTTCGAGCAGACGTTGAAGGACACCTTCGGCGAGGCCTCGGTGGCGTGGGCCGCCATCTGCGCCGGCGCCTTCCTGTGCAAGGTGCTCCTGCTGTGCTGGCTGCAGCTCGTGATCCGCTGGACGCTGCCCCGCTTCCGCTTCGACCAGGTGCAGAAGCTGTGCTGGAAGATGATGCTGCCCATCGCGCTCGGGAACGTCTTCGTCTCCGGCGCGCTCATCCTGCTCGACGGCTCGCTGCACCTCCTGGCGGCGGTCGGCCTGGTGGAGCTGGTGGCGATGGTCCTCCTCACCGCGGCCGCCAGCAAGAAGGGCGAGGTCCCCGCGCCCGCCCACGCCGCCGCGCACGCCGCGCCTGGTCACTAG
- a CDS encoding NuoI/complex I 23 kDa subunit family protein, which produces MPYRLDDTAADLRERLYFPEVIRGVGILMKQFLRNFFFGREKNPDMLARDRSLSQNATLQYPEERVPYPPGYRGLHRLVPREDGRPRCVACYMCATICPAQCIYIEAGELPDDPIEKYPTKFVIDELRCVVCGFCVEACPKDAIRMDSGEHAPPSYTRAAQIWDEKRLLRGPPVSYQYDPWLRRGASSIPAEKLAEMKANAKPFSTVATDEYAQTPGFSVKNLAAEAKARGETLARK; this is translated from the coding sequence ATGCCCTACCGCCTCGACGACACCGCCGCCGACCTGCGCGAGCGCCTGTACTTCCCGGAGGTGATCCGGGGGGTCGGCATCCTCATGAAGCAGTTCCTCCGGAACTTCTTCTTCGGGCGCGAGAAGAACCCGGACATGCTGGCGCGGGATCGCTCGCTGTCGCAGAACGCGACGCTCCAGTACCCCGAGGAGCGCGTCCCGTACCCGCCCGGCTACCGGGGCCTGCACCGGCTCGTGCCGCGCGAGGACGGCCGGCCGCGCTGCGTCGCCTGCTACATGTGCGCGACCATCTGCCCCGCCCAGTGCATCTACATCGAGGCGGGCGAGCTCCCGGACGACCCCATCGAGAAGTACCCGACCAAGTTCGTCATCGACGAGCTCCGGTGCGTGGTCTGCGGGTTCTGCGTCGAGGCGTGCCCCAAGGACGCCATCCGGATGGACTCGGGCGAGCACGCGCCGCCGTCGTACACGCGCGCCGCGCAGATCTGGGACGAGAAGCGGCTGCTGCGCGGCCCGCCCGTCTCGTACCAGTACGATCCCTGGCTGCGCCGGGGCGCCTCCTCCATCCCGGCCGAGAAGCTCGCCGAGATGAAGGCGAACGCGAAGCCGTTCTCGACCGTCGCCACCGACGAGTACGCCCAGACGCCCGGCTTCTCGGTGAAGAACCTCGCCGCCGAGGCCAAGGCGCGCGGGGAGACGCTGGCCCGGAAGTAG
- a CDS encoding MFS transporter: MAAPAQKLTTSQSLRAAFSSWRLGSVSLLSFSSGLPLGLVLTAIPFWMQQEGIDIKSIGLVTLAQAPYAFKFLWSPLMDRFAPRRGRKRAWIAIGQVLLAASVAALALWAGRPTMGAITVLTLLISFSSSTQDIAIDAYTVEVLRKEEQGAAVGARVALYRAAMYIGGAVVVSIGPKIGWGLAFVLLGLVFLALLPVTALAPEPEGVPPAPASLRAAVWDPFVSFFRHPRALEIASFLFLYKFSNNVAEALVRPFLGQLGYHPLEVGIATGTISLFANIGGTILGGLACTAWGVGRALWVFGVVQALAHGGYAVVAELGINRPAMYAAMGLEAGAIGLGTAAFNVLLLRITQKRFSATQYALFSSIFALNRTVAGPPAGVLIDALGWRDFFLLTIPMAIPGMVMLQRFVPWQAREIPETAEADLGAGEKVGAPVTAGALVRRGLYAAVLSAGLFYLTSAVLLALRAMHGGKAPFELARATAVMLHPARPSDWLDLVGPPVAGVVIGFAWAAFLAARHGIAARGPRG, translated from the coding sequence TTGGCCGCCCCCGCCCAGAAGCTCACCACCTCGCAGTCGCTCCGCGCCGCCTTCTCCAGCTGGCGGCTCGGCTCGGTGTCCCTCCTCTCCTTCAGCTCCGGCCTGCCGCTCGGGCTCGTGCTGACCGCCATCCCGTTCTGGATGCAGCAGGAGGGCATCGACATCAAGTCGATCGGGCTCGTCACGCTGGCGCAGGCGCCCTACGCCTTCAAGTTCCTCTGGTCGCCGCTCATGGACCGCTTCGCGCCCCGGCGCGGGCGCAAGCGGGCCTGGATCGCCATCGGCCAGGTGCTGCTCGCGGCGAGCGTCGCCGCCCTGGCGCTGTGGGCCGGGCGGCCGACCATGGGCGCCATCACCGTCCTCACCCTGCTCATCAGCTTCTCCTCCTCCACGCAGGACATCGCCATCGACGCCTACACGGTCGAGGTGCTGCGCAAGGAGGAGCAGGGCGCGGCGGTGGGGGCGCGGGTCGCGCTCTACCGCGCCGCCATGTACATCGGCGGCGCGGTGGTGGTGTCGATCGGGCCGAAGATCGGCTGGGGCCTCGCCTTCGTGCTGCTCGGGCTCGTCTTCCTGGCGCTCCTGCCGGTGACGGCGCTCGCGCCCGAGCCGGAGGGCGTGCCCCCCGCCCCCGCCTCGCTCCGCGCGGCGGTCTGGGACCCCTTCGTCAGCTTCTTCCGCCACCCGCGCGCGCTCGAGATCGCGAGCTTCCTGTTCCTCTACAAGTTCTCGAACAACGTGGCCGAGGCGCTGGTGCGCCCGTTCCTCGGCCAGCTCGGCTACCACCCGCTCGAGGTGGGCATCGCCACCGGCACCATCAGCCTCTTCGCCAACATCGGCGGCACCATCCTGGGCGGCCTCGCCTGCACGGCCTGGGGCGTCGGGCGCGCGCTGTGGGTGTTCGGGGTGGTGCAGGCGCTCGCGCACGGCGGCTACGCGGTGGTCGCCGAGCTCGGCATCAACCGCCCGGCCATGTACGCCGCCATGGGCCTCGAGGCGGGCGCCATCGGGCTCGGCACGGCCGCGTTCAACGTGCTCCTGCTCCGCATCACCCAGAAGCGGTTCAGCGCCACCCAGTACGCCCTCTTCTCCAGCATCTTCGCGCTCAACCGGACCGTGGCCGGGCCGCCGGCGGGCGTGCTCATCGACGCGCTGGGGTGGCGCGACTTCTTCCTGCTCACCATCCCCATGGCCATCCCCGGCATGGTGATGCTGCAGCGGTTCGTGCCGTGGCAGGCGCGGGAGATCCCGGAGACGGCCGAGGCGGACCTGGGCGCCGGCGAGAAGGTGGGCGCTCCGGTCACGGCGGGCGCGCTCGTCCGGCGTGGGCTCTACGCGGCGGTGCTCTCCGCGGGGCTCTTCTACCTCACGAGCGCGGTGCTCCTCGCCCTGCGCGCGATGCACGGCGGGAAGGCGCCCTTCGAGCTCGCCCGCGCCACCGCCGTCATGCTCCACCCGGCGCGGCCGTCCGACTGGCTCGACCTCGTGGGCCCGCCGGTGGCCGGCGTCGTGATCGGCTTCGCCTGGGCGGCGTTCCTGGCGGCGCGCCACGGCATCGCGGCGCGCGGGCCACGGGGCTAG
- the polX gene encoding DNA polymerase/3'-5' exonuclease PolX — protein sequence MLDKLAVARALREIGLLLQAQGENPFKVRAYETGARALEDSQEDLPALVSSGRLTELRGIGEALAKKISELHLTGRTALLERLRTELPPGLLELLQVPDLGPKKVAALREALGVGSVAELEAACRAGRVRGVKGFGEKTEQRLLEALARFRGREARLLLSDALELGERLVRHLRAGPDERVDLAGSARRRKETVGDLDLVASAPGPADFAGRLTAFPLAAEVVARGETKTVVRLASGVQVDLRVVAPEDHAAALHHATGSKGHHVRLRGLARDRGYSLSEYGLAALDGGAPIRVASEEELYARLGLPFIPPELREDAGELEAALSGALPTDLVRQEDVRGLVHCHTRWSDGRATLEEMAAAADALGMEYLTITDHSPSAHYAGGLTVDRLRAQWDELARVQESVRVKLLRGTESDITEDGLLDFPDAVLEQLDVIVASVHTRFKMDEAAMTRRLRRAMELPVFKIWGHARGRLLLEREPFECRMEEVLDALAGARGAVEVNGDPHRLELEPRFLRLATERGIPVVLSVDAHSTAAFGYLRFAVDTARRGWIRRGQVLNALPAEAFARAVRPA from the coding sequence ATGCTCGACAAGCTCGCCGTGGCGCGCGCGCTCCGCGAGATCGGCCTGCTCCTGCAGGCGCAGGGTGAGAATCCCTTCAAGGTCCGCGCCTACGAGACCGGGGCGCGGGCGCTCGAGGACAGCCAGGAGGACCTCCCGGCCCTGGTCTCCTCGGGGCGCCTCACCGAGCTGCGCGGGATCGGCGAGGCGCTCGCGAAGAAGATCTCCGAGCTGCACCTCACCGGCCGGACCGCCCTCCTCGAGCGCCTGCGGACCGAGCTGCCGCCGGGGCTGCTCGAGCTCCTGCAGGTCCCCGACCTGGGCCCGAAGAAGGTCGCCGCGCTGCGCGAGGCGCTGGGCGTCGGTTCGGTGGCGGAGCTGGAGGCGGCCTGCCGCGCCGGGCGGGTGCGCGGCGTGAAGGGGTTCGGCGAGAAGACGGAGCAGCGCCTGCTCGAGGCCCTCGCCCGGTTCCGGGGCCGCGAGGCGCGCCTGCTCCTCTCGGACGCGCTCGAGCTGGGCGAGCGGCTGGTGCGCCACCTCCGCGCCGGCCCGGACGAGCGGGTGGACCTGGCGGGCTCCGCCCGGCGCCGGAAGGAGACGGTGGGGGATCTCGACCTCGTCGCCTCCGCCCCCGGGCCGGCGGACTTCGCGGGGCGGCTGACCGCCTTCCCCCTGGCCGCCGAGGTGGTGGCGCGCGGCGAGACGAAGACCGTGGTGCGGCTCGCGAGCGGCGTTCAGGTGGACCTGCGGGTGGTGGCGCCGGAGGATCACGCCGCCGCGCTCCACCACGCCACCGGGTCGAAGGGGCATCACGTCCGCCTGCGCGGCCTCGCCCGCGACCGCGGCTACAGCCTGTCCGAGTACGGGCTGGCGGCCCTCGACGGCGGCGCGCCGATCCGGGTGGCCTCGGAGGAGGAGCTCTACGCCCGGCTCGGCCTCCCCTTCATCCCGCCCGAGCTGCGCGAGGACGCGGGCGAGCTCGAGGCGGCGCTGTCCGGCGCGCTGCCGACCGACCTGGTGCGGCAGGAGGACGTGCGTGGCCTCGTCCACTGCCACACCCGCTGGTCGGACGGCCGGGCCACGCTGGAGGAGATGGCGGCCGCCGCCGACGCGCTGGGGATGGAGTACCTCACCATCACCGACCACTCGCCCTCGGCCCACTACGCCGGCGGGCTCACGGTGGACCGGCTCCGCGCCCAGTGGGACGAGCTGGCGCGGGTGCAGGAGAGCGTGCGGGTGAAGCTCCTGCGCGGCACCGAGTCCGACATCACCGAGGACGGCCTGCTCGACTTCCCCGACGCCGTCCTGGAGCAGCTCGACGTCATCGTGGCGAGCGTCCACACGCGCTTCAAGATGGACGAGGCCGCCATGACGCGCCGGCTCCGGCGCGCCATGGAGCTGCCCGTGTTCAAGATCTGGGGCCACGCGCGCGGGCGGCTCCTGCTGGAGCGCGAGCCCTTCGAGTGCCGGATGGAGGAGGTGCTCGACGCGCTGGCCGGCGCGCGCGGCGCGGTCGAGGTGAACGGCGACCCCCACCGGCTCGAGCTCGAGCCCCGCTTCCTCCGCCTCGCGACCGAGCGGGGCATCCCGGTGGTGCTGTCGGTGGACGCCCACTCCACCGCAGCCTTCGGGTACCTGCGCTTCGCGGTGGACACCGCCCGCCGCGGCTGGATCCGGAGGGGCCAGGTGCTGAACGCGCTGCCGGCGGAGGCGTTCGCGCGCGCGGTGCGGCCGGCGTAA
- a CDS encoding tetratricopeptide repeat protein yields MTPPLRTPTALALAALALACASPRREPWRDAPPPEVLLEVLPREVAVTVDGAPLGAGARAIPVPDPAHHYRFTFRAPGFVPAEREGDGAKLAGTRLGVVLRPDGFGSARRLELDDGGGLAAAALLLERHGSHQAALAYAERAAELAPELPLAHRAAGDAASALGRRARAIQAYSAYLALAPDAPDRAAVAARVEALRGDLTVPAPDDGR; encoded by the coding sequence ATGACGCCGCCGCTCCGCACCCCGACCGCCCTCGCGCTCGCCGCGCTCGCGCTGGCCTGCGCCTCCCCCCGCCGCGAGCCCTGGCGCGACGCGCCGCCGCCCGAGGTGCTCCTGGAGGTCCTGCCGCGCGAGGTGGCGGTGACCGTGGACGGCGCCCCGCTCGGCGCCGGGGCGCGGGCCATCCCGGTGCCCGACCCGGCGCACCACTACCGCTTCACCTTCCGGGCGCCGGGCTTCGTCCCCGCCGAGCGCGAGGGCGACGGCGCGAAGCTGGCCGGGACGCGCCTCGGGGTGGTGCTGCGGCCGGACGGGTTCGGCAGCGCCCGCCGGCTCGAGCTGGACGACGGCGGGGGGCTCGCCGCCGCCGCGCTGCTGCTGGAGCGGCACGGCTCGCACCAGGCCGCGCTCGCGTACGCGGAGCGCGCCGCCGAGCTGGCGCCGGAGCTGCCGCTCGCGCACCGCGCCGCGGGCGACGCGGCGAGCGCGCTGGGCCGCCGCGCCCGCGCCATCCAGGCCTACAGCGCCTACCTGGCGCTCGCGCCGGACGCCCCGGACCGCGCCGCGGTGGCGGCCCGGGTGGAGGCGCTGCGAGGCGACCTCACCGTCCCGGCGCCGGACGACGGCCGCTGA
- a CDS encoding MogA/MoaB family molybdenum cofactor biosynthesis protein, which produces MGHEEHRREGPRQVRLAVITASDTRGEAEDASGAYLRAQAGAAGHPVVLYRVVKDEPEAIRAALAAAHAAGAQAVLVNGGTGIAARDRTYEAVAGLLEKRLDGFGELFRMLSFGEIGAAAMMSRAVAGVWRGAAVFSMPGSTAAVRLAWEKLVAPELPHLVRELEKDRKGSAAPGG; this is translated from the coding sequence ATGGGCCACGAGGAGCACCGCAGGGAAGGGCCGCGGCAGGTCCGGCTGGCGGTGATCACCGCCTCCGACACGCGCGGCGAGGCGGAGGACGCGAGCGGCGCCTACCTGCGGGCGCAGGCCGGCGCCGCCGGACACCCGGTGGTGCTCTACCGCGTGGTGAAGGACGAGCCGGAGGCCATCCGCGCCGCGCTCGCCGCCGCGCACGCCGCGGGGGCGCAGGCCGTGCTCGTCAACGGCGGGACGGGCATCGCCGCCCGCGACCGGACGTACGAGGCGGTGGCGGGCCTGCTGGAGAAGCGGCTCGACGGCTTCGGCGAGCTCTTCCGGATGCTCTCCTTCGGGGAGATCGGCGCCGCGGCCATGATGTCGCGGGCGGTGGCGGGGGTCTGGCGCGGCGCGGCGGTCTTCTCGATGCCGGGCTCGACGGCGGCGGTGCGGCTGGCGTGGGAGAAGCTCGTCGCGCCGGAGCTGCCGCACCTCGTCCGCGAGCTGGAGAAGGATCGGAAGGGATCCGCGGCGCCCGGCGGTTAG
- a CDS encoding TIGR02757 family protein, which translates to MARGTSRPISPARARTLLPLLEQLERGFDKRARLGFDPVELPRRHADPADQEVAGLFAAALAYGRADLFKPQLERVLGEMGPSPARFCDRFARAPRPGAFAGFRYRFNLPEDVAALAAAAGHLRLLHGSLGARFAALLAGEGGQLRPALARFARELREAPPARALLARRGPRGLAHLLPDAGLAGACKRWHLYLRWMVRGPDAIDLGVWRGVPPAALLVPLDTHVARIARHLGLTRREDMSWRTAEEITAGLRLLDPADPVRFDFVLCHLGMSGACPLRRDPARCAQCALAPACRARARPPGSARAGL; encoded by the coding sequence ATGGCGCGCGGCACCTCCCGGCCCATCTCCCCCGCTCGCGCCCGGACGCTCCTGCCGCTCCTGGAGCAGCTCGAGCGCGGGTTCGACAAGCGGGCGCGGCTCGGGTTCGACCCGGTCGAGCTGCCGCGGCGGCACGCCGACCCCGCCGACCAGGAGGTCGCCGGGCTCTTCGCGGCCGCGCTCGCCTACGGCCGCGCCGACCTCTTCAAGCCGCAGCTCGAGCGCGTGCTGGGCGAGATGGGGCCGTCGCCGGCGCGCTTCTGCGACCGCTTCGCCCGCGCCCCGCGCCCCGGTGCCTTCGCCGGCTTCCGCTACCGCTTCAACCTCCCCGAGGACGTGGCGGCGCTGGCCGCCGCCGCCGGTCACCTGCGCCTCCTCCACGGCAGCCTGGGCGCGCGCTTCGCGGCGCTGCTCGCCGGGGAGGGCGGCCAGCTCCGGCCGGCGCTGGCGCGCTTCGCCCGCGAGCTGCGGGAGGCGCCGCCGGCGCGCGCGCTGCTCGCGCGGCGAGGGCCGCGCGGCCTCGCCCACCTCCTGCCGGACGCCGGGCTCGCCGGCGCCTGCAAGCGGTGGCACCTCTACCTGCGCTGGATGGTCCGCGGGCCGGACGCGATCGACCTGGGCGTCTGGCGCGGCGTCCCGCCGGCCGCGCTCCTCGTCCCCCTCGACACCCACGTGGCCCGCATCGCGCGCCACCTCGGCCTCACCCGGCGCGAGGACATGAGCTGGCGCACCGCCGAGGAGATCACGGCCGGCCTGCGCCTCCTCGACCCCGCCGACCCGGTGCGCTTCGACTTCGTGCTGTGCCACCTCGGCATGAGCGGCGCCTGCCCGCTGCGGCGCGACCCCGCCCGCTGCGCGCAGTGCGCGCTCGCCCCCGCGTGCCGCGCCAGGGCCCGGCCCCCGGGGAGCGCGCGCGCTGGCCTGTAG
- a CDS encoding DNA integrity scanning protein DisA nucleotide-binding domain protein, which produces MAEARFDREFVRAALALAARGEVDRFLVVSDHPLQPHEIRGRPIKRKLVYAVTRDALVSQLASRKYQAVAIPPYDYSRVEKIKVALVACQSEGLLKDGDTILALAGGGPERNLDTLVRIRLGDEDDEPIRVDSLDLGPEFSSQVVENLLHVAMEIGAQGYEGHPTGTILVMGDSTAVMEQSRQLTLNPFAGMSEAERNCMDPPIRDAIKTFAVLDGAFVIREDGVVLSAGRYLQVFSKDVKLPIGLGARHSAAAAVTRATKAVAVTVSQTTGTVRFFKGGEIALELHQTARRI; this is translated from the coding sequence ATGGCCGAGGCCCGCTTCGACCGAGAATTCGTGCGCGCCGCGCTGGCGCTGGCGGCCCGCGGCGAGGTCGACCGGTTCCTGGTGGTGAGCGATCACCCGCTCCAGCCGCACGAGATCCGCGGCCGGCCGATCAAGCGCAAGCTCGTGTACGCGGTCACCCGGGACGCGCTGGTCTCCCAGCTCGCCAGCCGCAAGTACCAGGCGGTCGCCATCCCGCCCTACGACTACTCCCGCGTCGAGAAGATCAAGGTGGCGCTGGTGGCCTGCCAGTCGGAGGGGCTGCTCAAGGACGGCGACACCATCCTCGCCCTCGCCGGCGGCGGGCCGGAGCGGAACCTCGACACGCTGGTGCGCATCCGCCTGGGCGACGAGGACGACGAGCCCATCCGCGTGGACTCGCTCGACCTCGGGCCGGAGTTCAGCTCGCAGGTGGTGGAGAACCTGCTCCACGTCGCGATGGAGATCGGGGCGCAGGGCTACGAGGGCCACCCCACCGGCACCATCCTGGTGATGGGCGACTCCACGGCGGTGATGGAGCAGAGCCGGCAGCTCACGCTCAACCCGTTCGCCGGGATGAGCGAGGCGGAGCGCAACTGCATGGACCCGCCCATCCGCGACGCCATCAAGACCTTCGCCGTGCTCGACGGCGCGTTCGTCATCCGCGAGGACGGGGTGGTGCTCTCGGCCGGCCGCTACCTGCAGGTGTTCTCGAAGGACGTGAAGCTCCCCATCGGCCTCGGCGCCCGGCACAGCGCCGCCGCGGCGGTGACGCGCGCCACCAAGGCGGTGGCGGTGACCGTCTCCCAGACCACCGGCACGGTGCGGTTCTTCAAGGGGGGCGAGATCGCGCTCGAGCTGCACCAGACCGCGCGAAGGATCTGA
- a CDS encoding TraR/DksA family transcriptional regulator, protein MNKKDLKRFKAMLEESKKQLLLSAKKTLTEESSFDTDDLPDEIDLASSEYTQSMIFRLRDREKFLLAKIDKALARIENGTFGICEKCEEEISMKRLDARPVTTLCIRCKEEQEQKEKSFG, encoded by the coding sequence TTGAACAAGAAGGATCTGAAGCGGTTCAAGGCGATGCTCGAGGAGTCGAAGAAGCAGCTCCTCCTCTCGGCGAAGAAGACCCTCACCGAGGAGTCGAGCTTCGACACCGACGACCTGCCCGACGAGATCGACCTCGCGTCGAGCGAGTACACGCAGTCGATGATCTTCCGCCTGCGCGACCGGGAGAAGTTCCTCCTCGCCAAGATCGACAAGGCGCTGGCCCGAATCGAGAACGGCACCTTCGGCATCTGCGAGAAGTGCGAGGAGGAGATCTCGATGAAGCGCCTCGACGCCCGCCCGGTGACCACCCTCTGCATCCGCTGCAAGGAAGAGCAGGAGCAGAAGGAGAAGAGCTTCGGGTAG
- a CDS encoding FHA domain-containing protein has protein sequence MANDQRCAGCGAHLEPAFRFCAQCGRPVAGAPVAPPAPARRDTSPRSLPGQAPAAPAAPAAPQARPAGIPSLKLVPVRHDGRAGPAQPLQGAGVICGRAEGQLLFPDDTTVSPRHARFTPRGDGALLEDLGSLNGTFLRLRGPRPLALGDEVRLGRQLLRLEAIARPAAAGTRPWGSPDPGYRARLVQLLDGSGTGEAFPLKAGENLLGREVGDVTFPQDRYVSARHARLDVLASAVVLVDLGSSNGTFLRVAGPVPVTAGDQVLVGMQLVRLE, from the coding sequence ATGGCGAACGATCAGCGCTGCGCCGGTTGCGGCGCCCACCTCGAGCCGGCGTTCCGGTTCTGCGCCCAGTGCGGGCGCCCGGTCGCGGGCGCCCCGGTCGCGCCGCCCGCCCCGGCGCGCCGCGACACGTCGCCGCGCTCGCTCCCGGGCCAGGCGCCCGCGGCGCCGGCAGCGCCCGCCGCCCCCCAGGCCCGCCCGGCGGGGATCCCCTCCCTGAAGCTCGTCCCGGTGCGCCACGACGGCCGCGCCGGACCCGCGCAGCCGCTCCAGGGGGCCGGCGTCATCTGCGGGCGTGCCGAGGGGCAGCTGCTCTTCCCGGACGACACCACCGTCTCACCCCGCCACGCCCGGTTCACGCCGCGGGGCGACGGCGCGCTGCTCGAGGACCTGGGCAGCCTCAACGGTACCTTCCTCCGGCTGCGCGGGCCTCGCCCGCTCGCCCTCGGGGACGAGGTGCGCCTCGGCCGGCAGCTCCTCCGCCTCGAGGCGATCGCGCGCCCCGCCGCCGCCGGGACGCGCCCGTGGGGCTCGCCGGACCCGGGCTACCGGGCGCGGCTCGTCCAGCTCCTCGACGGGAGCGGGACCGGCGAGGCCTTCCCCCTCAAGGCGGGCGAGAACCTGCTCGGCCGCGAGGTGGGCGACGTCACCTTCCCGCAGGACCGCTACGTCTCGGCCCGCCACGCCCGGCTGGACGTGCTGGCGAGCGCGGTGGTGCTGGTGGACCTGGGGAGCTCGAACGGCACCTTCCTCCGCGTGGCGGGGCCGGTGCCGGTGACGGCGGGCGACCAGGTGCTGGTCGGGATGCAGCTCGTGAGGCTCGAGTAG